A section of the Posidoniimonas corsicana genome encodes:
- a CDS encoding LuxR C-terminal-related transcriptional regulator, with protein MVELTEREHQLLRLLVEGASNRVAANEMGIALRTMELHRQKVMQKLGAKSAAQLGYLYAMVEKGEPCATV; from the coding sequence ATGGTGGAGCTTACTGAAAGGGAGCACCAGCTGCTGCGACTGTTGGTCGAGGGAGCATCGAACCGGGTCGCGGCGAACGAAATGGGCATCGCCCTGCGGACGATGGAACTGCACCGGCAGAAGGTGATGCAGAAGCTGGGCGCCAAGTCGGCCGCGCAGCTCGGCTACCTCTACGCCATGGTCGAGAAGGGCGAGCCCTGCGCGACCGTGTAG
- a CDS encoding LemA family protein → MPPWLIAIVIIGGIGVLVLMYGVGIYNKLVTLKNRFENAFSQIEVQLKRRYDLIPNLVETAKGYMSHERETLEAVISARNQAVGALQAAAANPGDAKAMAGLAGAEQGLGGVLGRLFAVAEAYPDLKANQNMMQLSEELTSTENKVAFARQAYNDSATAYNTYKQTFPPVFFAALFGHGENAQLLDFDDAQISEAPKVSF, encoded by the coding sequence ATGCCCCCCTGGTTAATCGCGATTGTCATTATCGGCGGCATCGGCGTGCTCGTGCTGATGTACGGCGTTGGCATCTACAACAAGCTGGTGACCCTCAAGAACCGGTTTGAGAACGCCTTCAGCCAGATCGAGGTGCAGCTCAAACGCCGCTACGACCTCATCCCCAACCTGGTCGAGACCGCCAAGGGCTACATGTCGCACGAGCGCGAAACCCTCGAGGCGGTCATCTCCGCCCGCAACCAGGCGGTCGGCGCGCTGCAGGCCGCGGCCGCCAACCCGGGCGACGCCAAGGCCATGGCCGGCCTGGCCGGCGCCGAGCAGGGCCTGGGCGGCGTGCTGGGGCGGCTGTTCGCCGTCGCCGAGGCGTACCCCGACCTCAAGGCTAACCAGAACATGATGCAGCTCTCCGAGGAGCTCACCTCCACCGAGAACAAGGTTGCGTTCGCCCGCCAGGCGTACAACGACTCGGCCACCGCGTACAACACCTACAAGCAGACCTTCCCGCCGGTGTTCTTCGCCGCGCTGTTCGGGCACGGCGAGAACGCCCAGCTGCTCGACTTCGACGACGCCCAGATCAGCGAGGCCCCCAAGGTGAGCTTCTGA
- a CDS encoding M48 family metallopeptidase, which translates to MATDFFQRQDAARRSTAWLVVLFLLGVVGIVATVVVVAAFASQYFERSPYGALGSYQFDWRYPIAAGLITLLIITGGTLFKIIMLRNGGGQSVAERLGGRRLLHDGAGYDEQKLLNVVEEMALASGVPTPPVYLLNEQGINAFAAGYSPSDAVIGVTRGAVENLSRDQLQGVIAHEFSHILNGDMRMGIRLIGILHGILLLGLVGRWLFEILIRGGASSSGYNRRHSSDKGGAGGGSILVFLGVAIVLIILGAIGSFVGGLIKAAVSRQREYLADASAVQFTRNPGGIGGALKRIGGLASGSQLRNPNAAEASHMFFAQGVWEGFTGLMATHPPLGKRILAIDPQWDGKFPRVEAAPQSHVTAEGAAGFAGGGGPDAGQLEVPVETVDHAVDQIGEPTQLHRDYARDLLQEIPPAVLSSVREPYGARAVVYGLLLDDDPSVREAQFAALSELAEADVVRLTRELAPVLDATTVNARLPLVDLALPSLRALSQPQYDRFRKSFWALVRADERLGLFEWTLAQVLMRHLAPQFEAVRSPGVQYYGLQKLGGPVSALLSAMAHAGHDARQAAGAFQAAAGHFPDLQLELLPATQSGLSSLQDALAKLATVAPRLRGQLVDACAESICFDGHVNAREAELLRGVSDLLDCPMPPLVAGQTVGAA; encoded by the coding sequence ATGGCAACCGACTTCTTCCAACGCCAGGACGCCGCACGACGCAGCACCGCCTGGCTGGTGGTGCTGTTCCTGCTGGGCGTGGTGGGCATCGTGGCGACCGTGGTGGTCGTGGCGGCCTTCGCTTCGCAGTACTTCGAGCGCTCGCCCTACGGGGCGCTGGGGTCCTACCAGTTCGACTGGCGGTACCCGATCGCGGCCGGGCTGATCACGCTGCTGATCATCACCGGCGGCACGCTGTTCAAGATCATCATGCTCCGCAACGGCGGCGGGCAGAGCGTGGCCGAGCGGCTCGGCGGGCGGCGCCTGCTGCACGACGGCGCCGGCTACGACGAACAAAAGCTGCTGAACGTGGTGGAGGAGATGGCCCTCGCCTCCGGCGTGCCGACCCCGCCGGTCTACCTGCTGAACGAACAGGGCATCAACGCCTTCGCGGCCGGCTACTCGCCGTCCGACGCGGTGATCGGCGTCACCCGCGGCGCCGTCGAAAACCTGTCGCGCGACCAGCTGCAGGGCGTGATCGCGCACGAGTTCAGCCACATCCTCAACGGCGACATGCGGATGGGCATCCGCCTGATCGGCATCCTGCACGGCATCCTCCTGCTGGGTCTGGTGGGCCGCTGGCTGTTCGAGATCCTCATCCGCGGCGGCGCCAGCTCCTCCGGCTACAACCGCCGCCACTCCAGCGACAAGGGCGGCGCCGGCGGCGGGTCGATCCTGGTGTTCCTGGGCGTGGCGATCGTGCTGATCATCCTCGGCGCCATCGGCAGCTTTGTCGGCGGGCTCATCAAGGCGGCCGTCAGCCGCCAGCGCGAGTACCTGGCCGACGCGTCCGCCGTGCAGTTCACCCGCAACCCGGGCGGCATCGGCGGAGCGCTCAAGCGGATCGGCGGCCTCGCGTCCGGCTCGCAGCTCCGCAACCCCAACGCGGCCGAGGCCAGCCACATGTTCTTCGCCCAGGGCGTGTGGGAGGGCTTCACCGGGCTGATGGCCACCCACCCGCCGCTCGGCAAACGCATCCTCGCGATCGACCCGCAGTGGGACGGCAAGTTCCCCCGCGTCGAAGCCGCCCCGCAGTCCCACGTTACCGCCGAGGGCGCGGCCGGGTTCGCCGGCGGCGGCGGGCCCGACGCCGGCCAGCTCGAGGTCCCCGTCGAGACGGTGGACCACGCGGTCGACCAGATCGGCGAGCCCACCCAGCTGCACCGCGACTACGCCCGCGACCTGCTGCAGGAGATCCCGCCGGCGGTGCTGTCGTCGGTCCGCGAGCCGTACGGCGCCCGCGCGGTGGTGTACGGCCTGCTGCTCGACGACGACCCCTCCGTCCGCGAGGCGCAGTTCGCCGCGCTGTCGGAACTCGCCGAGGCCGACGTCGTGCGGCTCACGCGCGAGCTGGCGCCCGTGCTCGACGCCACCACCGTCAACGCCCGACTGCCGCTGGTCGACCTGGCGCTCCCGTCGCTCCGGGCGTTGTCGCAGCCGCAGTACGACCGCTTCCGCAAGAGCTTCTGGGCGCTGGTCCGCGCGGATGAGCGGCTCGGCCTGTTCGAGTGGACGCTGGCCCAGGTGCTGATGCGGCACCTGGCGCCGCAGTTCGAGGCCGTCCGCTCGCCCGGCGTGCAGTACTACGGGCTGCAGAAGCTGGGCGGCCCGGTCAGCGCGCTCTTGTCGGCCATGGCGCACGCCGGCCACGACGCCCGCCAGGCGGCCGGCGCGTTCCAGGCCGCCGCCGGTCACTTCCCCGACCTCCAACTCGAGCTCCTCCCGGCCACGCAGAGCGGGCTGTCCTCGCTGCAGGACGCGCTCGCCAAGCTGGCCACGGTGGCGCCGCGCCTCCGCGGCCAACTGGTCGACGCCTGCGCCGAGTCCATCTGCTTCGACGGCCACGTCAACGCGCGCGAAGCCGAACTCCTCCGCGGCGTGTCCGACCTGCTCGACTGCCCGATGCCGCCGCTGGTGGCGGGGCAAACCGTCGGCGCAGCGTAA
- the epmA gene encoding EF-P lysine aminoacylase EpmA, translated as MNPSHLRAKSELLDQLRAFFQSRGFTEVATPIASVEVIPERHIELFRTTAGDYLQASPEMAMKRLLCLGAGPIFQFAKAFRAEERGPLHSPEFTMLEWYRPGHDLHAGIDLLDELVQATLAPLPCKRTSYREAFVEHAGCDPFDADAVRAAAACIEAGDIDQTDELLNQLLAKRVEPQLGAERPEILYHYPATQSALAETAADDRGAAVAERFELYYRGVELANGYHELTDAAVLRRRLEEANQGRIADGRDALPMPEEMLRLMQEPGLPACAGVALGVDRLLMLRVGAGSIDEVL; from the coding sequence ATGAACCCTTCACACCTCAGAGCCAAGTCGGAGCTGTTGGATCAGCTGCGCGCGTTCTTCCAGAGCCGCGGCTTTACGGAAGTCGCCACCCCGATCGCGTCGGTCGAGGTGATCCCCGAGCGGCACATCGAGCTGTTCCGCACCACCGCGGGCGACTACCTGCAGGCGTCGCCGGAGATGGCGATGAAGCGGCTGCTGTGCCTAGGGGCCGGGCCGATCTTCCAGTTCGCCAAGGCGTTCCGCGCCGAGGAACGCGGCCCGCTGCACTCGCCCGAGTTCACGATGCTCGAGTGGTACCGCCCGGGGCACGACCTGCACGCCGGCATCGACCTGCTGGACGAGCTGGTGCAGGCGACCCTGGCGCCGCTCCCCTGCAAGCGGACCAGCTACCGCGAGGCGTTCGTCGAGCACGCCGGCTGCGACCCCTTCGACGCCGACGCCGTGCGGGCCGCTGCGGCATGCATCGAAGCCGGCGACATTGACCAGACGGACGAGCTGCTCAACCAGCTGCTCGCCAAGCGGGTCGAGCCGCAGCTGGGGGCCGAGCGACCGGAGATCCTGTACCACTACCCGGCCACGCAGTCGGCCCTGGCCGAGACCGCTGCCGACGACCGGGGCGCCGCGGTGGCCGAGCGGTTCGAGCTGTACTACCGCGGCGTGGAGCTGGCCAACGGCTACCACGAGCTGACCGACGCCGCCGTGCTGCGGCGCCGGCTGGAGGAGGCCAACCAGGGCCGTATCGCCGACGGCCGCGACGCGCTGCCGATGCCCGAGGAGATGCTGCGGCTGATGCAAGAGCCCGGCCTGCCGGCCTGCGCCGGCGTGGCGCTTGGCGTCGATCGGCTGTTGATGCTGCGCGTGGGCGCCGGGTCGATCGACGAGGTGCTCTAG